In Rutidosis leptorrhynchoides isolate AG116_Rl617_1_P2 chromosome 6, CSIRO_AGI_Rlap_v1, whole genome shotgun sequence, the DNA window gaaaatgttgttttgacactttaccccctgttttgggagtcgattttaatttttgaacaaaggaaATGAaaattagttataaaaaataaaaaaaataatgagaaGTCCAAAATACTCTAATATAGTACTAGTGATTACTCcgtataacttaaaataactaaaagcACATTCGGAATATACTACTATAAAAATACGTTGATACGGTCCTACGGAGTATTAAATATTAAGTGGGCCGCCAACTATTTATTATCAGCAGGCCCAATTATGATTTAGGTGAACATGGACTAAAGAACTCATGTATACTACAAAAATCTGGTGACCATTCCACTAGCCGAAGCCGCCAATTGAATGGTAAATTGGCAAAAATACACTTTTTTACAAAGTTTTTCAACGacatacattttttttaaaaaaattaacaatatacaccattaggtcgaccatCTTTTTGGTAGACCACTTCACAATGATTGTGAAATGGTCGACCAACTTTCAAAACATGTAGTCAACCATCACTATTGAAGTGGTCGACCAACTCCTCTTTTATGTTTGGTAGACTATGCAGTCAACCATCATTGTGAAGtggtcgaccaactccttggtagaCTACGTAGTCGACCATCGTAATGAAGTGATCGACCAACTCTTCTTTAATGTTTGGTAGACTACATAGTCAACCATCGTTGTGAAGTGGTCGACCAACTCTTTGGTAGACTACGTAGTCGACCATCATATTGAAGTGGTCGACCAACTCTTCTTTAATGTTTGGTAGACTACATAATCAATCATCTTTGTGAAGTGGTAGACCAACAATTGGTCGACTGCAGACAAAAAAAGGGTAGTCGACCACTCTATACCTGTGGTCTACCAAAATGATGGTCGACCCATTGGTGTACATtgtcaaaatttttaaaaaaaatatattttgtccgaaaattttgaaaaaaatggATTTTAGCGAATTTCCCAAATTGAAATACAAAAGATAGTTTGCATCATTTGGATGAATCTCTTTTTCTCTTCTAAAGTAGTCAATGAAAGGTatcatttaaatttaaattttaaccGTTATGATAGAAATATTGATCGCATGATTTATAAGGGAATTGATTTGATTACTAGAATTTTAGATAATTTTGGTTATAAAATTGGATAGCACTATTAACATAAAAGAGAATAAGATTGAGTGTTAAGATGTTAACCAATGTGATAGACAAATCAGTTTGTAAATCTAATTTGTATACTAGTTTTATTTTGAAAGTGTAGAATTGGTcggtttataatttatatttataattaagttATAAAATGGATAAATGGATGATTTTTTTATGGTCAAGCTATTCTAGAAAGACGGACATTTCGACTCAAAACGCATGCAATCTGGCCATTATATTTTTGTGACAGTGTCCAACCTTCCTTGTGATGGTAGCCGATTATACATGATTTTTTTGAGATAGTCGGATATTCTCTCAAATCTGTGAAAATTTCAAGTAACGCTATTGAAAAATTCTATCCGATCCGTCTTTGAAGTTATTGTTAAACATAAACCCTTAGAAATACTTGGGCAATGTGCATACACAACAACTCTACTATTGCAAAAGAAAAAGAAGGGGAGAAAAGGAACATAATTTATTTAGTTATAAAACTCTTTCATTAAAATAAAATGTAACCAAAGGATACTACTAAAGATAAACAATAATGGAGTTTAAAAGGACCTACTTTTTGTTTTTCTTATTTAGCCTCACCACTACCAACACTAGCTCTTTTTCCCTTTTCAATTCTCAAATCAAAAAGCTACCATCATATACATATCATTTTCTTAAAAGTTCTCAAATGAGCATCTGAATATGCATGTATCATATCATCTCTTTATATCTCATGCAATTTCAACCCCCTTTACACATGATCAAATCTCATTCTAGGATGACAAATTGGTTGAATTCCTACTCCAAGAAAATCCCTAGTTTGCCCTCCATGATTTTCTTCAATTTGTATATGCCTTCTTTTACTAGGAGGATACATTTGGTCCAAACTCGAAAAATCATTTTCCATGATTATTGGACTTGTACTGTACAACCCACAAAACTTATTCTCATCTTGAACTTGAGTAATGGTATTAGTAGTAGCAATAGTACTAGTAATTGAAATTGGACAAGTGTTGCTAGACTTTGATCCAAAGTTTCCTAGAAACAATGAATTGCTTGTTGTAACGGATGATGTTGAGCCCATTTGTGCTGCCTTTTGTAACAAACTGGTTGCAGACATACTTGTGGTGGCTGCGTGTTTTTGGTGCAAAGAGTTTTGAGTGTCGAATAATGAAGGCGTGTTTAAATTTACCTCATTAGCCGAAATGGTGTTTACTCCAAAGATACCCCAATTTGTTTGATTATAATCGGAAGGTGGTAGAGGGTGGTTTTGTTGATACAAAACTGATCCTAATTGATGCACGTCTTGTAGATCATtatgagtgttattattattgttactgttattattagtgttaggcGTCCATAGTGAAAGTCCGTCTTGTATAGTAGGGTCAAGATGGCTTTCAAAGTTGTTCGAAATAGGCTTGAAAATGGAAGGGAAGTGTTGAGCCATGGTCGGACCGGAAAGAACAGGCGGTCCTACGAAATGGTAGTTTACATTTCCAAGTGATCCTGGTTGTGTTACATTGTTGAAATGTGATGAGGCTGTAACCCTTGCAGTTTCCTCAGCCAATGCATCGCAAAATGCCCTATGAGTTATGAAGCTGTCTctcctgcatatatatatatatatatcgctcaATAATGTATTATTTAAATTGATTAATAACAAAAAAGAAAACATCAAAGGCCTAAATAATTTCATGAATTAATCCTATCCAGATTAATAAACATGTAAACGGATCATGTTTACCATGTTTAGTTTACCCTTTTTCATCGTTCAACCCAAATATAGTACTAGGTTTGAAATTGAAAACTCTTACGATGATATCAGAATTCTAACCAGTATAAACTATTCTTAAGATGGTTTTATCCGCATTAATAAGAAatcgtaaaataaaataaaattgtttATTATTAAGTCTAGATAACTAAGTTCCTTTATATGAAAAAAAATCCCACACAATTCTTGAAAACAACCCGAGTTGTTTCAAAACATTTTAAAAAGATAAAACGTGATTTCTAGCCATTTAAATGTGGACCCAAATTGAAAGTGTGATACATTCTTTTCCAAGCTATTTATAGGTCATTTTCATTATCTGGATATAGTGCTGACATATTGTCAAAGATATATACTTGATTATCTTGCAATGAACGTTTGTAGCTTACTAgcttaaattaaatttaaaattaaaatcacCATAATGCAATAATTTTGGATTGACCAGTCTATATGTGAATAATGGTCAAAAGTTCATGGACTGTGAGTCACCCTTGAACCAATGATATACTAAACATAACcagtatttttttatatttttaacaaaatacATTGTTACACCAATTATTTAAACTACAGATATGATTGTACGTAAAATAAATTATAATTTCATGAAAAGATAAATTAATGGTATTTTTCATTTATCAAACTAGctattatgaaatgaatgcaacctATATATACATACTTAGATAGATATAGAGAAGTAAAATGTGTATAAGCTAGGTGAATTATTTCAATGAAATAACAAGAGATTAACTACCTTAAATGTATGCATATGCTTGTAGTAATTCTTAATTGTTTCACCTTTGATtgatatatgtattaattattaagTAAATTAAGGTGGAAATTTACCTTGAAAATATTGTCCCACAATCACATTTGTATTCTCTTGTCCCACATGTTTTAGAATGAGCTTTCCAATCAGATTGCACTGCATAACACTTTGAGCATTTTGCACACTTCCATTTCTTCTCACCATGTTTCCTACAAAAATGTTTCTTAATACCAGTCAAGTCTCCAAGTGCCCTTGATGGATGATTATGAACACAAGACTTTTCGGGGCACACATAAACACGTTTTCTCACTTCTTTGCTTGTTCGTTGCTTTAGTTTCCATGGTAGATTGTGACCTCGTCGATGAAGTTGAAGATTCTGATCTCTTTGAAATCCCTTCCCACAAATCTCACACAAGAATCTGTTTGTTGCCATTAATGTTTTTGGCGACAAAGCGATCACTTCCGCCTCAGGATCTGcaaatttgcaaaaaaaaaaaaaaaggttaataTTATCTATCTATTATAATCAACTATAGCTCAACTCTTAAATGAATAAGACTAAAAGTTAGGTTTTTTCTCCAAGAGGGTTGCAAATGGCCAAAAGTAGCAACTTTTATATCTTTTGACAATACAATGGTATATTGAATAACAGGGAGGTGATTTGTACATGAAACTATAGTACTAATGCATAAATATAATAAGGTAAAACACTCAATAACTTAACTACTATGATACAAGGTGATACATAATGCACTGCAAGAATATGCATATAACTTGTTTATTTGTAACAATAACCTCCCACATGATCTAAAGATCTATATAGGAATTCAAAAGATAACGAATTGAAACaccataattataaaaataaattagTTTATAGTGTGTACATGCCTGGAGTTCCTGGAAGATTTCTTTTTTTCTTGATGGTAGGAGGATCAGAGGAAGGTGGTGGGAGATTGTTGACGTGTGAAAAACTGTTTTGAATTATGGTTTCTTTGGTTAAAAGGTTTTCTAACATCTTGACCTTAATTTGATGATTGTTTTTGTTGTTAATGATCTAAGATATTTGAAGTAGATCTTGCACTTGTGTGTAGTATAGTGTGTGTTATTAGAAGATAAAATAATCAAGTTGCAAAAACAAAGGAATTGAATGAGCAAGACCTAATCAAGGTCACATTTTCTTAAATATAGCAAAGGAAACATGTCTATCTCACTCTCTAGCTTTTCACTCGTGGCatctttttaattaattaattaacagagtaattaattagttaatatatatatatatttatgtgtgtgGTCGTGGAACCACTTTTTGTCGGGGATTAATTTTAGAAATAAAATTCCACTACAAATAAACATAAAACGTTTTGTGCTGTGTTGGGCTGAGAATAACAGTTTTAGTGAAAAGATTTTGCTAATGACAGCTTTTAGGGTTATCATTATATGCATTAGTTAATTGTACCTAACAGTTATTAGAGACTTTTTAACTCAGGATTATCAAGATCTACAGTAATTTAAACTGTGTTAATGATGGCCATAAGGACTATAGTTAGCAAACTTCTTAATTAAAATCGGTTAGATAAAACTTCACATAACATTTAATATCTtcgattttctttttcttttttttcttttttttggcaTACCATCTAATCTAATTCTGTAAGACCATCAATATCGCAGTGTGATCCTGTCTGATGCCGCCTACATGGCCTTACAAACGGCCCACAAACGCCAGGAATGAGGCGTCTGTGGACGTTTCTCGAGGGGCGTTTGCCTTCAAAAAACGCAGAAGTGGGAGGGCgtgattgtgacaacccgaaaatttccaaccaaatttaaactttaatctttatatgtttccgacacgataagcaatatttgttaagttaaattgcaagaattttaaactatgttcatacattcattcaacctcgaccaagttccaacgattcacgaaccattaaacgaatatgattatatatgtatatgtgtatatatattataacttgaaacgtaaacaaaatattagattaaatactttatatgattgtatctgtttcaaaatgtttatcaatggaattagaagataagatcaaatgattaaattatcagatatattgaattatgattacaagtctctgttgaaaggcccacgttgatttgagaaatctttccattttaacaattttcaaaaaatggtaaagtgatttataaataagaataaattgtcaatcattgagaactagacaaaggatagtggaagattgaatctcataaagactcgattgatctatttagtttcaaacgtacaaaaacgttttcaatttaaaaagaactttattattaaaacgtatataacttttataaatatctagaatcacttttgacaactcattacttaactagtatgataaagataacgatatttatattttattttattaaatatatataacgatttaaattaatattatatatatttatacgcgtattatacgtacataattttatacttttactatacttaaactttacctttactttactttaactttaataatttactttaataattcactttaataattcatactttaataattcactttaataattcatactttaataattcactttaataattcatactttaataattcactttaataattcaaaaatctattataaatagaattcaataggtttcattatttcatagaaacttgaaaatatttttctctaaactctctcaatcgatgtacatatatatttactccgtattatttcaagatattattagtatacataaaatattacgacggagtgctgtccgagtgatttcgaaattgtttttcgagtaggataggattaaggaaattatggattatagctatggaggtgattgggtatggttcatgggtatgctcgtgaggtcaatatagtgtttatcatttccgttgcgtctacgtacctttcctgcaatattgaatctcaatattgatacgtgagtactcataatttaacttttacatactaatagtgtatctctgactagtgctcgagtatttaggattatgcatgcttgtacttttgatattgcccttagacaggttaggttgaatattgaattagttacacttgcggttgagataaggtataagatatgcatgtccttggaaagctagcgaaaaattaagaacttttcctttagatatcgaatggtttcgatgaacggattagaagttataatcaattgaatttttgatatttttattaaaaatgattattattatcgtcgttttttatcgtcgttttagttttatcttattattatcattattattatctttatcaataaaagggatttatcattaaaaattgttattttttttattattactatcgttattatcgttaaagttataattattattattattattatccaattattattattattattagtattattattattatcattattaatatatatatcattatttaaaaatggttattgttattgttattattattattactatattatcattaagataattattagtattatcgttaataatgttatagtaactatcattattaatataagtgtaattaaaacaaatattggtaacacctaattattttgattactattattatcattattatgaacacgatataaaagacgattaaaagctattaaacgaaatgattaggaaataatgagtaagagtatcatgataaaattaaaatattataagatattgatttagataaaattatcgttcttattatttttatcattactattattattaaaagtatcgttagtattaaaactatcattttaacaaaaattatcattttaatagaaatgtcattgttactataaaatatcattattattattattttaaatagaattattattttaaagataatattaaaaattatcgtaaatattaaagttatcataattaaaattatcgttttatcataatgtcatcttagtaattataaatattgatatttttataataatatattttttataataataattattattacaaaataatacaacttttacttactatcattatagatattattttatcaaataaatatgtgatacaaacatattttactacgtgtaataacttactttaataatacctatcatattatctttatgatactaaatgaaccctataaattttattacttaatatatataaaagtatattttattacataaatttaatataaaattttatttattaataaataaattatattattactctaataaatcttttaaaaatatttaaaaatataaaacgacgatatttaaactatatattaatcatgtatagatttttgaaaattattttgagtcaaatttacttttgttgacttttgcatattagtctcgagcattaggattgtggtacactatgacttgacctaatttgttagacaaatattgaccaacacataattatatataattaatttaggttcgtgaatccgaggccaaccttgcacttgttcaatgacgttatatgtatttttactacgaaatacagtatggtgagttgcatttgcctttttaccctttatatttttgggactgagaatacatgcgcttttataaatgtttgacgaaataaacacaagtaattgaaactacattctatggttgaattatcaaaatcgaatatgcccctttttattaaagtctggtaatctaagaattagggaacatacaccctaattgacgcgaatcctaaagatagatctattgggcctaacaaaccccatccaaagtaccggatgctttagtacttcaaaatttatatcatgtccgaaggaggatcccggaatgataggggatattcttatatgtatctagttaatgtcggttaccaggtgttcaccatatgaatgattatttttgtctctatgcatgggacgtatatttatgagaactggaaatgaaattcttgtggtctattaaaatgatgaaaataaatgattatgataaactaataaactcaccaaccttttggttgacactttaaagcatgtttattctcaggtgttaaagaaatctttcgctgtgcatttgctcattttaaagatattacttggagtctttcatagcatatttcgaagaacgttgcattcgagtcattgagttcatcaaagattattattaaatcaatttatagttggatagtggatattatgaaatggtatgcatgcctgtcaattttcaatgtaaagaaagtttgtcttttaaaaacgaatgcaatgtttgtaaaatgtatcatatagaggtcaaatacctcgcaatgtaatcaactattgtgaatcgtttataatgtatatgaacgggtcctttcagtgatgATGCGGTGTCAGATGGTGATTGGTTCCAATTATTTTCTCTCtccaacttttaattattatttttttttgaaaggcaagttattggcatcgaatactctcatttgccatgcacgcacgctttcgggcaggaaacccgaaccgcattacagggatccgaaccttataccATCCCGAGGGGAAGGTGGTCGGACCTGGgtcctgaatacgggtcggtaaaaccttccctgggGCAACTcggctttcaggaaataaatcCCACAAATACCAATCAAAATTTACACCTCAAATACCAATCAAAATTTACCACATCACCTTCAAACTTCTTACAAAAACCCACAATTACAACTACCTCATTCCCCTGTCATGGTCATGTCACCGACAACagggcggaacttgaacccgaccaCAGATGGGACGGGTGCAAAAACTTATTAAATTTTTCAGtgatagtgtgatgacccggaaatttctgaccaaatttaaactgaatctttaacgtttccgacacgataagcaaagtctatgaagttgaatctcaaaattttgaactattcaattacccttcgattgttctcaattattcgcgaacaattatatgtaaatagatacatatactataatttgaaaacgtaacaaagtgtggagtatatgatactgtgcattaaacttattggtttgattatctgatttatatatttaactacggagttaaaagattatgccaaacgattgaatgaaaggatatttattgagtcccttaaggattatgatattattacgggtctctgttgtgaggtccactttgatttcggaaatcattcatttttaatagtattcggaataaatggtaaagtgtttgtttaaataacgtaatttggatacatacaataataaggaatattaact includes these proteins:
- the LOC139855689 gene encoding zinc finger protein MAGPIE-like, whose translation is MLENLLTKETIIQNSFSHVNNLPPPSSDPPTIKKKRNLPGTPDPEAEVIALSPKTLMATNRFLCEICGKGFQRDQNLQLHRRGHNLPWKLKQRTSKEVRKRVYVCPEKSCVHNHPSRALGDLTGIKKHFCRKHGEKKWKCAKCSKCYAVQSDWKAHSKTCGTREYKCDCGTIFSRRDSFITHRAFCDALAEETARVTASSHFNNVTQPGSLGNVNYHFVGPPVLSGPTMAQHFPSIFKPISNNFESHLDPTIQDGLSLWTPNTNNNSNNNNNTHNDLQDVHQLGSVLYQQNHPLPPSDYNQTNWGIFGVNTISANEVNLNTPSLFDTQNSLHQKHAATTSMSATSLLQKAAQMGSTSSVTTSNSLFLGNFGSKSSNTCPISITSTIATTNTITQVQDENKFCGLYSTSPIIMENDFSSLDQMYPPSKRRHIQIEENHGGQTRDFLGVGIQPICHPRMRFDHV